A region of Ochotona princeps isolate mOchPri1 chromosome 2, mOchPri1.hap1, whole genome shotgun sequence DNA encodes the following proteins:
- the S100A5 gene encoding protein S100-A5, with amino-acid sequence METPLEKALTTMVTTFHKYSGREGSKLTLSRKELKELINEELHLGEKMKESSIDRLMKSLDKNSDQEIDFKEYSVFLTTLCMAYNDFFLEDNK; translated from the exons ATGGAGACCCCTCTAGAGAAGGCCCTGACCACCATGGTCACCACATTCCACAAATACTCGGGGAGAGAGGGCAGCAAGCTGACCCTGAGTAGGAAGGAACTGAAGGAGCTGATCAATGAGGAACTGCATCTCGGGGAG AAGATGAAGGAGAGCAGCATTGATCGGCTGATGAAGAGCTTAGACAAAAATAGCGACCAGGAGATTGACTTCAAGGAGTACTCGGTGTTCCTGACCACCCTGTGCATGGCCTACAACGATTTCTTCCTGGAGGATAACAAATGA
- the S100A3 gene encoding protein S100-A3 yields MARPLEQAIVAAICTFQEYAGRCGDKYKLSQSELKELLQKELPSWTPTESRECDYSKFMSLLDTNKDCEVDFAEFLRALSCLCLYCHEYFKDCPLEPSCSQ; encoded by the exons ATGGCCAGACCCCTGGAGCAGGCAATAGTTGCGGCGATATGCACCTTCCAGGAGTATGCAGGGCGCTGTGGGGACAAGTACAAGCTCAGCCAGTCGGAGCTTAAGGAACTGCTGCAGAAGGAGCTGCCTTCCTGGACCCCG ACCGAGTCTCGGGAGTGTGACTACAGCAAGTTCATGAGTCTTCTGGACACCAACAAGGACTGTGAGGTGGACTTTGCCGAGTTCCTGCGTGCACTCTCCTGCCTGTGTCTCTACTGCCACGAGTACTTCAAGGACTGTCCTCTGGAGCCCTCCTGCTCCCAGTAG
- the LOC101518559 gene encoding protein S100-A4, with protein MACPLENALDVMVSTFHKYSGKEGDKFKLNKAELKELLTRELPSFLGKRRDEAAFEKLMNNLDSNKDNEVDFQEYCVFLSCIAMMCNEFFEGFPDKQPRKK; from the exons ATGGCGTGCCCCCTGGAGAATGCCCTGGATGTGATGGTGTCCACCTTCCACAAGTACTCggggaaagagggagacaagTTCAAGCTCAACAAGGCggagctgaaggagctgctgaccCGTGAACTGCCCAGCTTCTTGGGG AAAAGAAGAGATGAAGCTGCCTTTGAGAAGCTGATGAACAACTTGGACAGCAACAAGGACAACGAGGTGGACTTCCAGGAGTACTGCGTCTTCCTGTCCTGCATCGCCATGATGTGCAATGAGTTCTTTGAAGGGTTCCCGGATAAGCAGCCCCGGAAGAAGTGA
- the S100A6 gene encoding protein S100-A6 yields the protein MACPLDQAIGLLIGIFHKYSGKEGDKHTLSKKELKELIQKELTIGSKLQDAEIAKLMDDLDRNKDQEVNFQEYVTFLGALAMIYNEALKG from the exons ATGGCATGCCCCCTGGACCAAGCTATTGGCCTGTTGATTGGCATCTTCCACAAGTACTCCGGCAAGGAGGGTGACAAGCATACCCTGAGcaagaaggaactgaaggagcTGATCCAGAAGGAGCTCACCATTGGCTCT AAGCTGCAGGATGCTGAAATTGCCAAGCTCATGGATGACCTGGATCGCAATAAGGACCAGGAGGTGAACTTCCAGGAGTATGTCACCTTCCTCGGGGCCCTGGCCATGATCTACAATGAAGCCCTCAAGGGCTGA